In Salarias fasciatus chromosome 2, fSalaFa1.1, whole genome shotgun sequence, one genomic interval encodes:
- the LOC115396700 gene encoding E3 ubiquitin/ISG15 ligase TRIM25-like gives MASAQPEQSRVLQDELTCTVCLDLYRDPHLLPCGHSFCKTCLDRLKRQANRGRLHCPECRDSHRCDTAFQKNFKLANIADDYRVNTTALSSRELLSSSLSAAGVSAVPCDYCLAVATETPGVSTAEEGASAASDSQEASAAASVAPMLAVRSCLKCEVSMCQEHVMPHLELPAFRQHPLIEPLNDFWKRRCPTHDEIFRYYRMDDRKCLCKACITEGRQVGHTVKAPYSATKDLQKFKNYCEQRFIKLGEEIKAKMVLFISRLQEALRFFEAESGLVIQKNISRISEDLTRLREARCSLEALMQENDPFRFIEAYQTTGIQCCTELTKPVFDPENVNMQRIFLRLSMDWYVKTFLEVELAHHFKAAIISLCKNLRVI, from the exons ATGGCCTCAGCTCAGCCGGAGCAGTCCAGGGTCCTGCAGGACGAGCTTACCTGCACCGTGTGCCTGGACCTGTACCGGGACCCACACTTGCTCCCGTGTGGACACAGTTTTTGTAAAACCTGCCTTGATCGCCTGAAGCGGCAAGCGAACCGAGGCCGTTTACACTGTCCCGAGTGCCGCGACAGCCACCGGTGCGACACCGCCTTCCAGAAGAACTTCAAACTCGCCAACATCGCGGACGACTATCGTGTCAACACCACTGCTTTAAGCTCTCGGGAGCTGCTGTCGTCTTCTCTGAGTGCCGCCGGTGTGTCAGCTGTTCCATGTGACTACTGCCTTGCAGTGGCCACCGAGACGCCGGGCGTCAGCACCGCCGAGGAAGgagcctctgctgcttctgacTCCCAGGAAGCTTCTGCCGCTGCCTCTGTCGCACCAATGCTCGCTGTCAGGTCGTGCCTGAAGTGTGAGGTGTCCATGTGCCAGGAGCATGTGATgccacatctggagctgccggcGTTTCGCCAACATCCCCTCATCGAACCACTGAATGACTTCTGGAAAAGGAGGTGCCCCACGCATGATGAGATCTTCAG GTACTACCGCATGGATGACAGGAAGTGTTTGTGCAAAGCTTGCATCACTGAGGGACGACAGGTTGGACACACAGTCAAGGCCCCGTACAGTGCAACTAAAGACCTGCag AAGTTTAAGAACTACTGTGAGCAGCGTTTCATCAAACTTGGAGAAGAGATAAAGGCCAAGATGGTCCTCTTCATATCCAGACTGCAAGAAGCACTGCGGTTCTTTGAGGCCGAGTCAGGCCTGGTGATCCAGAAGAACATCTCCAGGATCTCTGAGGACCTGACGCGCCTCCGGGAGGCCCGCTGCAGTCTGGAGGCCCTCATGCAGGAAAACGATCCGTTCCGCTTCATCGAG gcaTACCAGACGACGGGGATACA gtgcTGCACAGAGCTGACAAAACCCGTGTTCGACCCAGAAAATGTTAACATGCAGAGGATCTTTTTAAGATTGTCTATGGACTGGTACGTCAAGACGTTTTTGGAGGTGGAGCTGGCCCATCACTTCAAAGCTGCCATCATTTCCCTGTGTAAGAACCTCCGAGTCATTTAG
- the LOC115396709 gene encoding E3 ubiquitin-protein ligase TRIM11-like yields MASAQPEQSRVLQDELTCTVCLDLYRDPHLLPCGHSFCKTCLDRLKRQANRGRLHCPECRDSHRCDTAFQKNFKLANIADDYRHRRRATTAAASALRSRELLSSSLAALSAVGVSAVPCDYCPAAATETPGVSTAEDGASAASDSQEASAAAAVAPTLAVRTCLKCEVSMCQEHVIPHLELPAFREHPLIEPLNDFWKRKCPTHDEIFRYYCMDDKMFVCNACTFEGQHDGHAVKTLSNTMKDLKASLDEQLYKLERKYSLVEKKLQEQKEKERQNKKFMDDSEQCLTRLGEDIKTKVLLFITRLRDFPRIRQDVNNLTIQKNISRICQDQVRLQEARCGLETLMQENDPFRFIEAYKTTGKQCCRQLRKTMFYPEYVDMEMEALAVMMEEEMRKFLDEELPCHIDAAISSLCHVSDPEEEEEQDDNEAEEEEEEDDDDDDDDDSSEEDMRSNGDEEEDHEDLHDQNELVDDLYSPGEEEEEE; encoded by the exons ATGGCCTCAGCTCAGCCAGAGCAGTCCAGGGTCCTGCAGGACGAGCTCACCTGCACCGTGTGCCTGGACCTGTACCGGGACCCACACTTGCTCCCGTGTGGACACAGTTTTTGTAAAACCTGCCTTGATCGCCTGAAGCGGCAAGCGAACCGAGGCCGTTTACACTGTCCCGAGTGCCGCGACAGCCACCGGTGCGACACCGCCTTCCAGAAGAACTTCAAACTCGCCAACATCGCGGACGACTATCGCCACAGGCGCAGAGCCACGACCGCGGCCGCATCAGCCTTAAGATCCAGGGAGCTGCTGTCGTCTTCTCTGGCAGCACTGAGTGCCGTCGGTGTGTCAGCTGTTCCATGTGACTACTGCCCTGCAGCGGCCACCGAGACGCCGGGCGTCAGCACCGCCGAGGACGgagcctctgctgcttctgacTCTCAGGAAGCTTCTGCCGCTGCCGCTGTTGCACCAACGCTCGCTGTCAGGACGTGCCTGAAGTGTGAGGTGTCCATGTGCCAGGAGCATGTGATtccacatctggagctgccggcGTTTCGCGAGCATCCCCTCATCGAACCACTGAATGACTTCTGGAAAAGGAAGTGCCCCACTCATGATGAGATCTTCAG GTACTACTGCATGGATGACAAGATGTTTGTGTGCAATGCTTGCACCTTCGAGGGACAACACGATGGACACGCAGTCAAGACTCTGTCCAACACAATGAAAGATCTCAAG GCCTCGCTGGATGAGCAGCTCTACAAACTGGAGAGAAAGTACAGCCTGGTGgagaagaaactgcaggagcagaaagagaaggagagacagaACAAG AAGTTCATGGATGACTCCGAGCAGTGTCTGACCAGACTGGGCGAGGACATCAAGACCAAGgtgctcctcttcatcaccagACTACGGGACTTCCCGCGCATACGACAAGACGTCAACAACCTGACCATCCAGAAGAACATCTCCAGGATCTGCCAGGACCAGGTGCGCCTCCAGGAGGCCCGCTGCGGCCTGGAGACCCTCATGCAGGAGAACGACCCGTTCCGCTTCATCGAG GCCTACAAGACGACGGGAAAACA gtgcTGCAGACAGCTGAGAAAAACCATGTTCTACCCGGAATACGTTGACATGGAGATGGAGGCTCTTGCggtgatgatggaggaggagatgaggaagTTTCTTGACGAGGAGTTGCCCTGTCACATCGACGCTGCCATCAGTTCCCTGT GTCACGTTTCTGatcccgaggaggaggaggagcaggacgacaacgaggcggaggaggaagaggaggaggacgacgacgacgacgacgacgatgacagcagcgaggaggacatgaggagcaacggagacgaggaggaggaccacGAAGACCTGCACGATCAGAACGAGCTGGTGGACGATCTCTACAGccccggggaggaggaggaggaagag